A stretch of the Staphylococcus sp. NRL 16/872 genome encodes the following:
- a CDS encoding succinate dehydrogenase cytochrome b558 subunit, producing the protein MAKSKNEFYLRRIHSLLGIIPIGAFLIVHLMVNHQATQGAEAFNKAANFMESLPFLLAIEFLFIYLPILYHGLYGIHIAFTAKENIGHYSLFRNWMFALQRLSGIVTFVFVFMHLWQTTLQKYFFGKEINFDLMHRVLENPFVLIIYIICIICVIFHFSNGLWSFLVTWGFLQSKKSQRVFTWVSLIVFLILSYIGVTALLAFV; encoded by the coding sequence TTGGCAAAGTCTAAAAACGAATTTTACCTAAGACGAATTCACTCGTTACTAGGTATCATTCCAATCGGTGCATTCTTAATTGTTCACTTAATGGTGAACCATCAAGCAACACAAGGTGCTGAAGCCTTTAATAAAGCTGCTAACTTTATGGAATCTTTACCATTCTTATTAGCAATTGAATTTTTATTTATTTACTTACCAATCTTATACCATGGTCTTTATGGTATTCATATTGCATTTACTGCAAAAGAAAATATCGGTCATTATTCTTTATTTAGAAACTGGATGTTTGCTTTACAAAGACTTTCAGGTATTGTGACATTCGTCTTTGTATTTATGCATTTATGGCAAACAACTTTACAAAAGTATTTCTTCGGTAAGGAAATTAATTTTGATTTAATGCACCGTGTGTTGGAAAATCCATTTGTATTAATTATTTATATCATTTGTATCATTTGTGTTATTTTCCATTTTTCAAATGGATTATGGTCATTCTTAGTAACATGGGGCTTTTTACAATCTAAAAAATCTCAACGTGTTTTCACTTGGGTTTCTTTAATTGTATTCTTAATTCTTTCTTACATCGGTGTAACAGCACTTTTAGCATTCGTATAA